The nucleotide sequence CACCCGCCACTACAGTCACTCCCAGCGTCAAAGTCACACCCAGTAagtaaaattcaaaattatccaTGAAACATGAAAGAAAAACTAGAAGTAGTACCTTGCAACTAATTgcaatgtttttattataaatatttgctaatttatttattttttaaaaactagaAGTAGTTCCTAAAAATCTACTTTAAATGGAGGTTCAATGTGATCATCATAAACTTctgaaattattttaaattgcttTCTAATCTTTAGATAATTGTATTGAAGGAATTTCTTAGTAGGCTAGTGCTAACATTTTTTAGGAGCCGTataaaatcaaattatatTGCAAACTCATAAATTTTAGTGTTATTAAAAACTAtttgtaataaatatgatGTTAAGtaattgtatagataaatgtaTTCTCCCTTATTGATCTTTGAAATTGACGCACATTCTGGTATGATATTATGAAAATGATGagattataaattaaaatttgtatgatTTTCACAAAATGCAACACATTAACTTAACTTCTTGTATTCTTTCAGTGCGCCAGAAAATCGACCAGGTGGTAATCAGCCTGATATCGGGAGCGGCGGCGGGGGCGCTGGCCAAGACGGTCATCGCCCCGCTGGACCGCACCAAGATAAACTTCCAGATCCGCAACGATGTTCCCTTCTCGTTTCGCGCCTCGCTGCTCTACCTACAGAACACCTATAACAACGAGGGCGTTTTGGCCCTGTGGCGGGGGAACTCGGCCACGATGGCCAGGATCGTGCCCTACGCTGCCATACAGTTCACGGCCCACGAGCAGTGGCGTCGCATCCTGCATGTGGACAAGGATGGTTCCAAGTATGTTATACCTTTcctctatatatataaatacttaccaatatttttcttttgatAGCACTAAGGGTCGTCGGTTTCTGGCTGGTTCCCTGGCTGGAATCACCTCGCAGTCGCTGACGTATCCCCTGGACCTGGCCCGCGCTCGAATGGCTGTCACAGATCGGTATACAGGCTATCGGACCTTGAGACAGGTCTTTACCAAGATCTGGGTGGAGGAGGGTCCGCGTACTTTATTCCGTGGCTACTGGGCGACGGTTCTAGGCGTGATTCCCTATGCGGGCACCTCATTCTTCACCTACGAGACTCTTAAGCGGGAGTATTATGGTGAGGATTAAAGATTAATAATATCATTTATGTAGAAAAATCTGTTTCACATTTAATAACGCTATAATGTCATTTTAAGGGAGCCTTTCTATATCTTGCAAATTATTGTTTTAACCTAATTAAATTCTAAATTCTAAGCTGAATATTATTCTAAAATCACAATTGTTATCTAAGGGAAATCTATTCGTCATGTGGTAAATGTTCTATTTTGGTATACCtgttttataaaatgttttacaAAACGCAAGATAATCAGAGCAATTTTGTGCCAATTTAGACGATCATTCTGCGTCATTGCTTTTATTTCGATGTTTTTGAAACAGGTGCATGTGTTTCATGTCGgaaattatattatttcatACATTAGATAATAacagtttatattttttaaatacctaTAAATTGAACCACTACCACCTTAGCATGATACATAGTCTAATAATTATCGAAGTGCTAAGTGGATTAACTAATTTAATGATTTGATTTGCAGAAATGGTCGGCAGCAACAAACCCAATACTCTAGTCTCGCTGGCTTT is from Drosophila suzukii chromosome 3, CBGP_Dsuzu_IsoJpt1.0, whole genome shotgun sequence and encodes:
- the DPCoAC gene encoding mitochondrial coenzyme A transporter SLC25A42 isoform X1 — encoded protein: MSRLLEKPNIAMSIKSTGSQLSSTMTTASTTFPADVEDADTSRTQLTPSETSGFVTTPATTVTPSVKVTPMRQKIDQVVISLISGAAAGALAKTVIAPLDRTKINFQIRNDVPFSFRASLLYLQNTYNNEGVLALWRGNSATMARIVPYAAIQFTAHEQWRRILHVDKDGSNTKGRRFLAGSLAGITSQSLTYPLDLARARMAVTDRYTGYRTLRQVFTKIWVEEGPRTLFRGYWATVLGVIPYAGTSFFTYETLKREYYEMVGSNKPNTLVSLAFGAAAGAAGQTASYPLDIVRRRMQTMRVNAANGERYPTILETLGKIYREEGIKNGFYKGLSMNWIKGPIAVGISFSTYDLIKAWLTELSNLRRVQK
- the DPCoAC gene encoding mitochondrial coenzyme A transporter SLC25A42 isoform X2 is translated as MYSPLLIFEIDAHSVRQKIDQVVISLISGAAAGALAKTVIAPLDRTKINFQIRNDVPFSFRASLLYLQNTYNNEGVLALWRGNSATMARIVPYAAIQFTAHEQWRRILHVDKDGSNTKGRRFLAGSLAGITSQSLTYPLDLARARMAVTDRYTGYRTLRQVFTKIWVEEGPRTLFRGYWATVLGVIPYAGTSFFTYETLKREYYEMVGSNKPNTLVSLAFGAAAGAAGQTASYPLDIVRRRMQTMRVNAANGERYPTILETLGKIYREEGIKNGFYKGLSMNWIKGPIAVGISFSTYDLIKAWLTELSNLRRVQK